aataaataattcgAAAACGTTACCAGTTTGTTGAACTCTTCCAATTTAACCTAATTAATCATCTGTTAATGCTTTTAAAACTTACGTCTCCTCCCTTCATATCCAGACTGCTCATTATGTAATACATCGATTCCGGCTTTATCAGCATCAATTCCTTATTCCTCAACTTCTTACATATCATCACTATCGACTATAATAATCATTAGAGTGTATAATCATATAATTGAGTATACAATTATGTAACTgagtatataattgtgtaattttGTGTATTTGTGGATACATTTTTGATTTTGATGACGTGTTCGATTTCGAATTTTACATTACTGAAGAACTCACACAAATTCGATaccaaataattataattaccCAACCTCTGAACAAGATTAcagttaaataattcaagCAGTTggtatagttaaatattgtaGCCAAATAGTATAATCATTCTATATAGTATGGTGTGTTACAATTCTCTTGATGATGAGTGCGATTTGATAGTCTCTGATGATGAGTTTTTCGGATTTATCTAATTTCCTCGCTAAGAAGTTTCTGAATGCGATAAGGTTCAGAAGCAGATTATATGATACAAAGTCCAATTCTGGAATTCTAATTTTATGTCTCTTTGAAATTGACTTGAACTTCTTGTAAATCTCTGGTCCTCTATCCACATACTGCTTCAAACAAGTTTCTCTGCCGTTATTCATCACTTGTATTATCTTCACTCTGCCATCCTCCTTTGACAAAATCTCATCCTTCAACGCGCTATACAGTGGTATTAAATAATGACTATCGCAACACGCATAGTCCAACATCTCAGCATCCAACGGCCTAACAACAAATTAaactagttatatagttaattatatagtaaatagtatacataatggtataattaatagaataattaaatatatagttaataatattagttaaCAATATTAGTCAACAGGGTATTATATAGTCAACTAGTGTAAGGGTGGATTACCTTTTGGACCAATCGGAAAGTTGGAatcttttatttaatttgatgTTGAAATACTTTTGAATGAGTTTAGCTAAGGATTGTTCAGCGAGGTTAAGAACCTTAGCAGCTTCTCTGGTATCAAACAGGTTAACAACGAATATATTAAAGTCACGTTGGAGCCAGACAACGTCATTAGAAGCGCCGTGCATGATCTTTAGTATCTTAGGATCAGTTGTGAGTCTGTTGAGCTTATTCATTTTCCCAAATATCTTGAAAGGGTCAATGATATAATTCTCTTCTGGAGTACTCAGTTGTACTAAACATATGAAGCCTCGGTATGTCTCAGTGTCATGGTGTTCTACATCCAGTGATAGAACTCTAATGTTCTTCAACTTATCCAACATCGAATTAAAGTCAGCCTCGttatcaattattttatacctGATCTTGTCTGGACTTGATTCATCAGTCCTGGTGCTCAAAGTTGACAAACTTACACCATTGGCATTCTTCTTGCTGGGggatagtaaattattggtACTACCACCGAGAATATTAAAGCCTTGATGAGTATTATGTTTCTTATCCTCTGACCAGTAAAGTGAGTTTAGTTCCTGAGAGTACAGGTGAGGGTTGACATGAACTCCCTTGTCAATTAGGGATAGAAATTCATGCTTAGGGTAAATCTTAGGAACAAATCCCTTGTCAAAGAACTTAGTATCCCTGTAGGCACTGGAGTAATTGACCTGTGGCTCAATCTTGTTAAACTTCCTAATCCTGCTATGGTTATGGAACCTGGTAGAAAAGTTGTCATAGTGGTTTTTCCACTGGTCCTGAGGTCTTGCTCCAGTAATATAATTCCTCAAATCAATGTCAATACTATTAGTGGTCAAAATTGAATTCTCCAAGTTTAACAAGTGATTCTTGAATCCCTTCTCAGTCCTATACAACTCGGTCTTAACACTACTGTTGTCGTGACTCTGTGGTTTCTTCTGAAGCTTTGTATTTTCTACGGGCTCTGAGAGCTCTCTTGAGTACTCAGTCCTATTATGCTTCTTTAGTCCACATTCAATCTCGTCAAACAGAACATCTACGTAACTTGTATTCTCGTCAAAGACGTGATCTGAGGTGAGTTTCCTGATCATATTCTCAATTTTGACCACAGAACCTTCGTACATATCCTTAAGGTGTGATAGCTTCTTAGAGTTCGATGGAGTAGCTGCAAACTCACGGTATACAGGATTAGAAATCAAGTTAGCTGATCTTACAACTTCAGTACATGAAGCAATAAGAGTATTCAGAAACAAAGAAGGTTCCTCATCCTTACTAGAATCTGAACTTGGTGATTTATCCTCACTACTACTATAGGAACTGGATGAATTAAACTCATTAGTACCATTGGAGCTAGGCGATTTAACCTCCTTGGTAGTAGATTCCTTAGATTCATTGGTAAACCTTGTGCTGGTTTTTGTAGATTTCCCCCTaggtttaaaattagaatTTCCTGGTTTATACTTTTTAGGACTTGGACTTATTAACTTTTCCCTTTTATTATCGGAATGTATTAACCTATCCTTCTTATAAACATTTGAGTGTTCCAATTTATGATTCTTTTTGGGAGCCGAGTTAGATGGTTTATCACCTTTTTTAACACCAGTATTTGAGGGCCTGTCGTTTTTACTAGTGCTTGAACTCTTGGCTTTATCCTGTTTATTATCTGAGCTTTCAGGCTTATTTTTTTCTTCTAAGCCGTCCGACTTTGATTTTTTTCTctttttgttaatttttaagcCTTTCTGATACTTGTCGGACGCCTGAATCTTGGAGTCGATAGCATCCACAAACAAATCCATTGTTGGAGATCTTGATCATTCGtgctttaaaattttaatggtattgtatataacgtatccatttaaaaatacaacaatatactataatacattGACTGGGCACACTATAATTGTGTGACGTAAGGCGCTGTTCATTTTAGcaacaaaaaaataaaataatttaatttcaagAATTTAGATTGaaaactttattataaaaattaataaaacatttaaaaactaaaatcgtaaactaatactaatatttGTAACCATGAAATGTAGCGATTAAAAGGTTAAATgttgtattaaaattaatgaaaaggatttttagaattaattattttgatGTGGCTGCTGAAATTAGTGTCATACAGTCTCCTTTTAAAAGAATCCTACCGACATCCTTCTTTACATTCTTCTTCACGTGAACCTCCGTAGCATTATCCAATACCATATTCATATACTCATCAAATCcctataatatacattatatacaaataaGAACGAAATGTGGTGACTATGTACTCAGTATATCATTATCtatgtaaaattacataataatatattggTAAAAATATGGAAGGTTGAGTACCCGTATGGTTCCTTCGATTTTAGTATTAGGTTGATCAAATAACCAAATTTGTACCCTTGTTCCGCCTGTAAAGAAACGGAATATTTGGTTCTAAAAATCCGTTAACATACGTAAATTGTAAAGTGAGAATCTAGtggaaaatattatttaaaattgaaataattaatttattaacttacAATTGGCTGGGtcataattttttgtaacTTATCCTTCCTCTCCTCCATCTTTTATACGAATATCgacaaataatattaaagtataaaactgattaacaataatttcaaaaattatttacaattcaaagaataatttataagTTGAGAATATTTATTGTAAGATATTATTTATGAGTTGGATCATTTAATGGTCTCATGGTGGGGAAGAAGATAACTTcctaaacaattattatcataattatcattactttgatattatttttatctgCTAAAAACATCGTGAGTCTGTCAATTCCTATTCCCCATCCAGCCGTTGGCGGTAATCCGTATTCCAAGGCTGTACAAAACGCTTCATCCGGTGGTTGTGCTTCATCATCTCCCAAATCTTTCGcctacaaatattattacacatcCGCCACATATCTAATTATCTCCATCCAGTTAtctaattatatatgtgTTCCGTACCTTTTGTTGTTGTTTGAAGCAATCTCTTTGAGTGATTGGGTCATTCAATTCAGTGTatgaattaattaattccTTTCCGCATATAAACAACTCAAACCTCTCACATACATTCTCCTTACTTCTATGCCTgcaaatttatataccGCTCTGTATCTACTACTCTATCTGTGTGTATAACTCTACTAGTGGATGCGTACCATTTGGAGAGTGGAGAAGTACATTGTGGAAAATCAACGATGAAAGTTGGTTTAACAATTTGATCCTCAATATAGTGTCCAACAAgctaaaaattgataactcaattaataaatacttGATCTATGAGTTTTGCCGGTACCGGCGGCTTTGGCATATCCAATCCAGCTTCTTTTATTGCTGTTAAGTACTTTTCCACATTCTCTTGTGAATCATATGGTGGGCTTAacttcatcttcatcttATTCTCCAGTTCTAAAACACACATTTGAATAGTGATTTAATAGTGAATTGgtgaaataaataacttaGTCAAATTTGGATAGTAAACTGGATAAGAAATACCTTCAACCATTGACACTTTGTTAAATGGAGGAGTGAAGTCAATAACAACACCTTCAGTATCAGGCCCGTCCGGATGATACAATACTTCATACTTTCCAAACAATTCAAATACCAACGCTACaatcatttattatatggttaatattatataaatatgtattaCATGAGAGAAATTCTTCGGTCAGTTTCATGAGGTCATGGTAATCGGCGTAGGCCCAGTAGAATTCACAGGAGGTGAATTCCGGGTTATGTGTGGGATCAATCCCTGAAAATTACTTAAAcaactataaaaataccttcGTTTCGGAAGCACTTGCCGATTTCAAACACCTTTTCGAATCCGCCGATGATGATAAGTTTGAGTGGGAGTTCAGGTGCAATTCTCATGAAGAGGTCCAGGTCAAGCTCATTATGATGTGTTATAAAAGGCTTAGCTGAGGCACCAGTTGAGGTAGTCTTTAGCATTGGAGTTTCAACCTCAAAAAAGCCTCTACTCGTCAAAAACTTCCTCAAATAATCAATTATCCGAGATCTGAAACAATTATTAGCACAGTTATAgaaatagtatagttatgGTGTGGTAGTACCTGAGTTTCATGACTTTGAGACTATCGTCATTCATCATGAGATCTAAGTATCTTTGTCTGAATCTCACATCATTATCTTTAAGACCAAATTTATCTGGCAACATGTGCAAACAGGGTGATAATATCTGTACACTCTTGGGGAATACACTCAACTCTCCCCTCTTTGATTTACCTATACTCAGTTATACAGTATGTAATTACCTGGGAAACCCGTTAATCCTATAATATCACCAcgtttaatattattgtacGTGTCATTGAAATCGCCAGTTGAGGCATCATGGTTAGCAAAGTTTGCAAACACTTGGAGCTTAGTTCCTTCAGATTTAATATCGAGGAAACGTAATTTTGAGGAACTTGAAGCTATTCTGGAGACTCTTCCAGCTATTGAAACCAGTTCATTCTCCAAATGTGCTCCTGCCTCAAGGTGGTCATATTTACCAACAAATTCCTTCAACGACATATTCAcctattacacattatattaCGAGAATTTAGTAAAGTAGTAGTATGAATGGGTGGATTACATGAAATTTGTGAGGATACGCAGTGCCATTTTTACGCCATTGTTCTACAGTTTCAAGCCTATTAAGGTAATAATGCCTGGAATCCTGCTCTTCAGAAGCATTAGTTACAACTGTACTCATTTTTCGAGCCTAATATACATCAGTCAGGTTTAATTCCAAAGTATTATGGTTGTTATATTGTGTATAacaaatgaataatttatttaaaaaattattaaaaatatctaaatatgttaaagAATGAtataaagtaaataataaccTTTGggagataaaataaatttctATATTTAGGGTAGAATAAACTGCAATATGAAAGTTGATTTAggaattttttacataacATTTACTGATTTCCACATGGTGTTAAGGcacaattaatattgtgtaCTTTTAGTAGATTTATATGTTGAGGTTTAGGGTATTATATAGAAAGTTTAGAAGGCTAAAGTATCTTTCTAAACTAGTCAAAAAGCCTGATGTTATCGCAAAATTAGATGAATTTTGGGGAATTCCTCCAAATTATAAAGGCGCTAAAAAATGCAAAAAACGTAAAAAAATAACCCTAAATAATGATCAAAAAGATGATAAAAAcaatgttttaaattattttgataaaaaaacTGTGGAATCCGCTGAGGAGGTTACTATAAAGGAGGAATCAAAGCCAGAGTTAAAACAGCATGAATCTGAGCTTGATTATGAATACGTAAATGAGAaggaattttttaaagaatCCGTAAATGACTTAAGAAAACTAAGTAATTTATCTATATAactttaattatataaaaatttctGAATTCATCTAAATTAACTTCAGTTTATCCACATCTGGATCCTATTTCTAAGAGGCATTTTGACGAAGTAAAACTCACAGCCCTTGGCGGAAAAGTAAGTTCAACTTTATTAATACggtttaattatatttttctGTAGGTATCGCATAACCGCAAGATGCCTTATAAGGAGTTCCTTCAAAGGCAAAAGGCTCTTAAAAAACACCTTGAGAAAAGGAAAAAATTGGTACCAAATATATACTTTTACAATTCTTTGATTATATTCTAAATTTACGTTTATGTactaaatttttttaggAGATTGAACTGGGTGTTAAGTTAGGACTTGATACAAAGGGAGGTTTTCGGCAAGCTCAGTTACAAAAAaggtaaaaattttaactcgattaatattttaggagGATATTGAGTCAAAAAAGGAAAAATAAACCACTTTTCGCAACTAATGATAAAACTGGTTTCTATCACATTaaactttaatattttcactaaaaattttactttacacatcaatttataaataattaaatgaaaGTTTTGATccataaaattgatttgtTGGTTTCGTataaaaatcaattaaGATCATGTGTATACttgatatttaatttttagatcaaataaaatttaatatttaatggtAGAGATGgataattttacttttgGCGTGAAATCTGTAGTTAGTGGTGGATTAaatcttaattttactgATCAGATACTAGAAATAATTGGGCcattatataaatgttgTTCAAAGTTTTCCCAAAATCTAAGTGAACCccttgaaaaaataaataaactaatcACATCCATCCACTTTGATCAATCTGATACTAAAAGAAGTAGTCAGAGGGATCCTGTAAATAACATTGGACAAAGTGAATTAGATCCTGAAATGTCTAAGATCAAAAGTGACTGTATTGAGTTAATACCAAAGTGGCAGATGATCTTTActgaaattgaaaaaataagcTCAAATCTAAAGACTTTTTCTCTTAAAATGGAAGATTCAGCAAAGGGAATTATAAGTGAAAAGAAGCAAGAGGTAGAGGAAATAAGAGAGCCCTTACCAACACAATTGGGTGGGAAGAAATTCACCGCCAATAACCTCATTGACGTACTAAGATACTTTCCAGTGCCCATGACTGCTAAGAGGAAAGAGGAAGTGCAGTTGAGAAAGGATGTAATTTTAGCTcattatcaatattattcaGCTGTTAGAATTCTGGAGGATCTGAAACAACTTCCCTTTGAACATGAAGTTGTTGAATTGGTTAAAAGCGCAACTATTACCCTAGATAATACTCATAAATTACTAATTAACAAGTGTACTGAGTTGATTCTCTTTAATGAGTACTATAAGAAGTTTATTGAGGAATATTTTATCGCTTTGGATGAACCGAACTCAGCATCGGACGACTATGCCATGGAATTTGAAGCTATGATATCAAGAGCAAAGAACACTAAATTAGGAGTTGGAGCTGAAATCAAAGAAGAAATTGAAAGGTTCAAAAAGTGGACAGACGAAATTGTATCTGCTATAAAAACGGTTATACCCAAACAAGTCGAAGAGAAGAAAAGGAATAGCATGAAATCtaaataatcaaattttaaataatataataaaatttactataaattaatcggttaataatgtgttaaaaattagttaatgCCTAGTAGTTTTTTAGTTTCTTCAGAGAGTCCTAAATCTTCCAAATCTAACATATTTATGTCCTTATCAATTTCACCCCTTGTTTTATTCACCATAAATATCTTCTTCTCACTCACATTgacattattattcaagTTTATGGTATTAGTGTTGTTGACTGagttaagagtattatCCAAGTTTACGGGGTTATCAAGGTTACTCACATTGGTATATGGTTGATTTAGAGTAATTTGATGTAGATTTGATTGAAATAGTGAAACGGGAATAGAATCATCCAATGGAGCTTTTaacctaaaatattaatatttataataaacttACGAGTTAACTTGATCCTTTTCAATACTGAACTTGGTACAAAGTTCTTCAATCAAATTTTCTAtactaatgtgtaataatacTGAAATGTTAACCAAGTGTTCTAATGTGATgtttacacacttttttTGACAAGtttcattaatttcatCACGTAGTGAATTTAACTCAGAAATATTACCACGTAACAACTCTATGAATTGATTCTCAACTTCCGGTGTCTCTATCAATATCACGGAATCTGATTCGGAGTCACTTTCATCTTTATCATCAGAGCTCACGGTGTTAACGAAATTAATAGTTTCAAGCTTCAAGGTGTTAAAAAGATGTGAAATACGTAAAAATAACTCCTCACTAATACTCTTTCCCATGCCTAATATATCATAGTATACTTCAATTATGTAGTTAGACCTTAAGAATATAACTAtaacaaatgtgtaaacggtaaattatttaattgttattattataaaatttatagtaaaatttatgaaaaaataataaaaattaattttctagtataatttaaaggaaTTTTTACGACACCATAaggaataaatttactttattttttctcaATTTGTATCATAATcttttcataatttttttatcaatattttGTTCTAGCGTTGAAATCATGATCTGTAATATTTGATGGTGGAATCTTCGAATGGTAATCTTGAGGAGATTTCAGATTCCGAATCGGATTCCGATTCCATTCCCTCAAATCCAATCACCACCTCTTCAAACACAATTAATAACTCCTTAAACCCTCTGAATAACTCGTCAAATCCTCTGAATAGCTtgtcaaatattaattttagtaattttaatccaAAACCTAATGTTACAAATTCTGTTCCCTTAGCTGATAAACCAATATCACATGGAGATGTGGAACAGTATGgttataaatatgtttgGGAGTATTTACAGTACCACCCAGACAAGGCTAAGCAGTTTTCTGTTATCTTGGACCACAATAGTAGGAAAAAGAAACTTGAAGAGATCTTCCCAGAACAGTTTATCTCCCATAAAATATCACAACTTGATACCACTCAACTGAGTATCGAGTCTTTTGCAAATTATGTTATGCAATTTTGTTATCCTCCGTCACCGATACTACACCTGTTCCATGATAAATTCGTCTCAGCTCCTGTGAATAACAGCACTGTAAGATTGGCGATATTTTATGTATACAACCATCTGGTACAGACGTTCACAAATGAGAATGTTTGGCGCTATAAAGTCTCATTTCACTTCCCAGGGTTAGATATCTTCTGCATCCCGTGTATCATACATACGAATAAAATCAactgtaataatataattcaTATATGTAActgtattaatatttggaGACAGAGGGGTATTTACTCCAGGGAAGTGTGTGACAAGTTAGAGAATATAACCACCAACTCCTCAATTATTAAGAGCGATTTAAAGATATCAAGCGCTAACTTTAATGTAAATGATGAGTTAGGGTACCTTAatgttttatataatatatttaaaatgcCTCTAGTAGATAAGGTGTACGATAATGCCGCCTCTAAGTGTGATGTCAACCGTATAATCGAAGGTGGAGATAATGAATATTTACAAAAGATGATAAATGAGGGAGTTGAAGAAGAGTTTATCGAGGCTGGAAGATTATCTGGCCAGGAATTA
The Theileria parva strain Muguga chromosome 3 map unlocalized ctg_530, whole genome shotgun sequence DNA segment above includes these coding regions:
- the rrp6 gene encoding 3'-5' exonuclease family protein, which gives rise to MDLFVDAIDSKIQASDKYQKGLKINKKRKKSKSDGLEEKNKPESSDNKQDKAKSSSTSKNDRPSNTGVKKGDKPSNSAPKKNHKLEHSNVYKKDRLIHSDNKREKLISPSPKKYKPGNSNFKPRGKSTKTSTRFTNESKESTTKEVKSPSSNGTNEFNSSSSYSSSEDKSPSSDSSKDEEPSLFLNTLIASCTEVVRSANLISNPVYREFAATPSNSKKLSHLKDMYEGSVVKIENMIRKLTSDHVFDENTSYVDVLFDEIECGLKKHNRTEYSRELSEPVENTKLQKKPQSHDNSSVKTELYRTEKGFKNHLLNLENSILTTNSIDIDLRNYITGARPQDQWKNHYDNFSTRFHNHSRIRKFNKIEPQVNYSSAYRDTKFFDKGFVPKIYPKHEFLSLIDKGVHVNPHLYSQELNSLYWSEDKKHNTHQGFNILGGSTNNLLSPSKKNANGVSLSTLSTRTDESSPDKIRYKIIDNEADFNSMLDKLKNIRVLSLDVEHHDTETYRGFICLVQLSTPEENYIIDPFKIFGKMNKLNRLTTDPKILKIMHGASNDVVWLQRDFNIFVVNLFDTREAAKVLNLAEQSLAKLIQKYFNIKLNKRFQLSDWSKRPLDAEMLDYACCDSHYLIPLYSALKDEILSKEDGRVKIIQVMNNGRETCLKQYVDRGPEIYKKFKSISKRHKIRIPELDFVSYNLLLNLIAFRNFLARKLDKSEKLIIRDYQIALIIKRIRLGNYNYLVSNLCEFFSNVKFEIEHVIKIKNSIVMICKKLRNKELMLIKPESMYYIMSSLDMKGGDVKLEEFNKLKHSLCIHNTIKVYNKFVVGGFFNNVSPAEHYVNQSQDTLPTDIQPTNEPTHNEPLYIQHRQYQSIEDEPSHDEQMEDETIDGERLQCDPTDNTKTEYISTNYKDKLIDMSEDADAEDDKEDRVEKLDDNQKKIVENADRVARQDDNVSLDDIMSEDENKRSLVEESNLLSRWKRKKL
- the SNRPE gene encoding Small nuclear ribonucleoprotein E; this encodes MEERKDKLQKIMTQPINQIFRFFTGGTRVQIWLFDQPNTKIEGTIRGFDEYMNMVLDNATEVHVKKNVKKDVGRILLKGDCMTLISAATSK
- the Kars gene encoding lysine--tRNA ligase; amino-acid sequence: MLCKKFLNQLSYCSLFYPKYRNLFYLPKARKMSTVVTNASEEQDSRHYYLNRLETVEQWRKNGTAYPHKFHVNMSLKEFVGKYDHLEAGAHLENELVSIAGRVSRIASSSSKLRFLDIKSEGTKLQVFANFANHDASTGDFNDTYNNIKRGDIIGLTGFPGKSKRGELSVFPKSVQILSPCLHMLPDKFGLKDNDVRFRQRYLDLMMNDDSLKVMKLRSRIIDYLRKFLTSRGFFEVETPMLKTTSTGASAKPFITHHNELDLDLFMRIAPELPLKLIIIGGFEKVFEIGKCFRNEGIDPTHNPEFTSCEFYWAYADYHDLMKLTEEFLSSLVFELFGKYEVLYHPDGPDTEGVVIDFTPPFNKVSMVEELENKMKMKLSPPYDSQENVEKYLTAIKEAGLDMPKPPVPAKLIDQLVGHYIEDQIVKPTFIVDFPQCTSPLSKWHRSKENVCERFELFICGKELINSYTELNDPITQRDCFKQQQKAKDLGDDEAQPPDEAFCTALEYGLPPTAGWGIGIDRLTMFLADKNNIKEVIFFPTMRPLNDPTHK
- a CDS encoding RNA polymerase II-binding domain family protein — encoded protein: MVESSNGNLEEISDSESDSDSIPSNPITTSSNTINNSLNPLNNSSNPLNSLSNINFSNFNPKPNVTNSVPLADKPISHGDVEQYGYKYVWEYLQYHPDKAKQFSVILDHNSRKKKLEEIFPEQFISHKISQLDTTQLSIESFANYVMQFCYPPSPILHLFHDKFVSAPVNNSTVRLAIFYVYNHLVQTFTNENVWRYKVSFHFPGLDIFCIPCIIHTNKINCNNIIHICNCINIWRQRGIYSREVCDKLENITTNSSIIKSDLKISSANFNVNDELGYLNVLYNIFKMPLVDKVYDNAASKCDVNRIIEGGDNEYLQKMINEGVEEEFIEAGRLSGQELIILNSACLDLGGMIKENDENFKILRKEISKLDALLNRK